One genomic region from Streptomyces sp. Li-HN-5-11 encodes:
- a CDS encoding AAA family ATPase, with protein sequence MTDQPPASLRALLLDRLRHSDLAPQVQELLRELVPDEPATSSGGRAGPVQLRSITAAGWRGVGPRTMLELPPGPGLVVVAGPNGSGKSSFAEAAETALTGRNSRWDGRRATDWQKGWRNLHSPDVTPEVCVELAVGERGEAVTVRRTWHGLKVDEARTKVEGPDGSERKLEEVVDAEALDLARPFLPYSELGSMINGTLGGLHDAFFKLLGLELLAEFDGRVKDTASECEQAIKQADALTAQLLDALGTLDDPRSREAAQALSGAKRDLGRVRALLGSRTPAAEAELARLRQHASLAGPDLAEVGGAVGRLREAAAAAEEARYGSAEEARRLARLLEAGIEHQRRSGGADCPVCGAENRLDRAWAEQARTEVERLQTEAADAEAARQEVAVAVRAVHDLVQPVPVWLRGEDSPLTAVWQEWVQCRDVIHPRELADRVERAAATLDDACRQVREEAVQRLSAHDVAWQPFAVRLAEWLGAEEAAEVARERRKHARKARAWLRPIIDELRDERLRPFAQRSQEVWQKLCEHSSVTLGSVTLAGTPGRGKVELDVSVDDMSAPAYSVMSQGELHSLALSLFLPRATHADSPFGFLVIDDPVQSMDPEKVEGLARVLDAYAQDRQVIVFTHDTRLQQAVAHLGIKATVLRVSRQTDSVVGVETLTDPVEQALAEARAVSLDRGLPQDVADHVLPAMCRVAVEAACLETARRRLRDEEGLGLRAVEERVESLDRTKSYVSLALLGDEQQPARAAVERICPGGWALIEAFNSGAHTPLPTVDDRKDLVRRTKALAAAIRSSTGAQGAGSAR encoded by the coding sequence ATGACCGATCAGCCCCCTGCCTCCCTCCGCGCTCTCCTCCTCGACCGACTGCGCCACTCGGACCTCGCGCCTCAGGTGCAGGAGCTGCTGCGCGAGCTGGTTCCGGACGAACCGGCCACGAGCAGTGGAGGTCGCGCCGGCCCCGTGCAGCTCCGGTCCATCACCGCGGCCGGCTGGCGCGGTGTCGGTCCGCGGACCATGCTCGAACTGCCGCCCGGGCCCGGGCTGGTCGTCGTCGCGGGTCCCAACGGCTCCGGGAAGTCGAGCTTCGCCGAGGCCGCCGAGACCGCGCTGACGGGACGCAACTCCCGGTGGGACGGACGACGGGCCACCGACTGGCAGAAGGGCTGGCGCAACCTGCACAGTCCCGACGTCACCCCCGAGGTCTGCGTCGAGCTGGCCGTCGGCGAGCGGGGCGAGGCGGTCACCGTGCGGCGGACCTGGCACGGGCTCAAGGTCGACGAGGCGCGCACCAAGGTCGAGGGACCGGACGGCTCGGAGCGGAAGCTGGAGGAGGTCGTCGACGCCGAGGCGCTGGACCTCGCCCGACCGTTCCTGCCGTACAGCGAACTCGGGTCGATGATCAACGGCACGCTCGGCGGCCTGCACGACGCCTTCTTCAAGCTCCTCGGGCTCGAACTGCTCGCCGAGTTCGACGGCCGGGTCAAGGACACGGCGAGCGAGTGCGAGCAGGCGATCAAGCAGGCGGACGCCCTCACCGCGCAGCTCCTCGACGCGCTGGGCACGCTCGACGACCCCAGGTCCCGCGAGGCCGCCCAGGCGCTGTCGGGAGCCAAGCGCGACCTCGGCCGGGTGCGTGCGCTGCTGGGGAGCCGTACCCCGGCCGCCGAGGCCGAGCTGGCCCGGCTGCGACAGCACGCGAGCCTCGCCGGGCCGGATCTGGCGGAGGTCGGCGGGGCTGTCGGAAGGCTGCGGGAGGCCGCCGCCGCTGCCGAGGAGGCCCGGTACGGCAGTGCCGAGGAGGCGCGCCGCCTGGCCCGGCTGCTGGAGGCGGGGATCGAGCACCAGCGGCGCTCGGGGGGCGCGGACTGCCCGGTCTGCGGCGCCGAGAACCGGCTGGACCGGGCGTGGGCCGAGCAGGCGCGGACGGAGGTGGAGCGGCTCCAGACGGAAGCAGCCGACGCCGAGGCCGCGCGGCAGGAGGTGGCGGTGGCCGTGCGGGCCGTGCACGACCTCGTACAGCCGGTTCCGGTGTGGCTGCGCGGCGAGGACTCCCCGCTCACGGCGGTGTGGCAGGAGTGGGTCCAGTGCCGGGATGTCATCCACCCCCGGGAGCTGGCGGACCGCGTCGAGCGTGCCGCGGCGACCCTGGACGACGCCTGCCGGCAGGTGCGGGAGGAAGCCGTTCAGCGGCTCTCCGCGCATGACGTCGCCTGGCAGCCGTTCGCCGTACGGCTGGCCGAGTGGCTCGGTGCCGAGGAAGCGGCCGAGGTCGCGCGCGAGCGCCGCAAGCACGCGCGCAAGGCGCGGGCCTGGCTGCGGCCGATCATCGACGAGCTGCGTGACGAGCGGCTGCGGCCGTTCGCCCAGCGGTCGCAGGAGGTGTGGCAGAAGTTGTGCGAGCACAGCAGCGTCACGCTCGGATCCGTCACCCTCGCGGGCACTCCCGGTCGCGGGAAGGTCGAGCTCGACGTCTCCGTGGACGACATGTCCGCCCCCGCCTACAGCGTGATGAGCCAGGGTGAGCTGCACTCGCTCGCGCTCTCGCTCTTCCTGCCCCGTGCCACGCACGCGGACAGTCCGTTCGGGTTCCTCGTCATCGACGACCCCGTGCAGTCCATGGACCCCGAGAAGGTCGAGGGTCTGGCCCGGGTGCTCGACGCGTACGCCCAGGACCGGCAGGTGATCGTCTTCACCCATGACACCCGGCTCCAGCAGGCCGTCGCCCACCTCGGCATCAAGGCGACCGTCCTGCGCGTAAGCCGCCAGACCGATTCCGTGGTGGGCGTGGAGACGCTCACCGACCCGGTGGAGCAGGCTCTCGCGGAGGCGCGGGCCGTCTCTCTGGACCGCGGCCTGCCGCAGGACGTGGCCGACCATGTGCTCCCCGCCATGTGCAGGGTGGCGGTGGAAGCCGCCTGTCTGGAGACGGCTCGGCGCAGGCTTCGCGACGAGGAGGGGCTCGGGCTTCGGGCCGTGGAGGAGCGTGTGGAGTCCCTCGATCGCACCAAGTCGTACGTGTCGCTCGCCCTGCTCGGCGACGAGCAGCAGCCTGCCCGTGCAGCCGTCGAGCGGATCTGTCCCGGTGGCTGGGCACTGATCGAGGCCTTCAACTCGGGTGCCCACACACCTCTGCCGACCGTGGACGACCGTAAGGATCTCGTCCGCCGCACCAAGGCGCTCGCGGCGGCAATCCGGAGCAGTACTGGGGCCCAGGGTGCCGGGAGCGCCCGATGA
- a CDS encoding DUF6247 family protein — translation MTALHAQPQPGELLIPVPALTPDALRAAVEELTPSRMPAFVRDLVDATTSAQRAQSLAPLRTFVHTWGVFVAIQRYPSRAARLRHLEDVVSGGMVDPADAIAEIRKIHAEAEAEAGL, via the coding sequence GTGACCGCACTGCACGCGCAGCCGCAGCCCGGTGAGTTGCTCATCCCCGTGCCCGCCCTGACCCCCGACGCCCTGCGTGCCGCCGTCGAAGAGCTCACGCCGAGCCGTATGCCGGCGTTCGTCCGTGATCTCGTCGACGCGACCACCAGCGCTCAGCGGGCCCAGTCCCTTGCTCCGCTGCGCACCTTCGTTCACACGTGGGGTGTGTTCGTCGCGATCCAGCGCTACCCCTCACGAGCCGCTCGCCTGCGTCACCTGGAAGACGTGGTGAGCGGCGGGATGGTGGATCCGGCGGATGCCATCGCCGAGATAAGGAAGATCCACGCAGAGGCGGAGGCCGAGGCCGGCCTGTGA
- a CDS encoding 5-methylcytosine restriction system specificity protein McrC has translation MPERTEVRLGEYQSVPLDIEQLTSRDVGRLHALQAGGHLTLRPDRSGWRLRADSSVGVLVLDRVRIVVEPKFAIPGDRLMSWLAYALDAPTPVRTMSRRWATGPEGYADLVAAALLEQCEQLVREGLRRDYVRHQSVEPVLRGRLDFAAQATRRYGQLDQLHIRTFDRETDIWDNRVLGTALRVALTLTSGSELARELHGIAGAFPRAATPDAALRALDRIRYTRLNARYRPAHTWARLLLSGGGVTDLLTDLGSTADGLLLPMPALWEAVVRRLGAEAAAPYGGHAVPSRGERGITVRGDLGNASTFRPDLLLSLPAPDRPHRTLLPVDAKYKRYDRHGVSAADIHQLLTYSVGYAPVDAPNAVIVHPQPGGHAHRVLRVDGSQGRLGTLHVIGIDTHAPPQRAVAWLTEQAASMYGPSPH, from the coding sequence ATGCCTGAGCGCACCGAGGTCCGCCTCGGCGAGTACCAGTCCGTTCCGTTGGACATCGAACAGCTCACCTCCCGGGATGTCGGTCGCCTGCACGCCCTCCAGGCAGGGGGTCACCTCACTCTGCGCCCCGACCGTTCCGGATGGCGGCTCCGGGCGGACTCGAGCGTCGGAGTCCTGGTCCTCGACCGCGTCCGCATCGTCGTCGAGCCCAAGTTCGCCATACCGGGTGACCGGCTCATGAGTTGGCTCGCCTACGCCCTGGACGCGCCGACGCCCGTTCGGACAATGTCACGACGCTGGGCCACCGGACCGGAAGGCTACGCCGACCTCGTGGCCGCGGCCTTGCTGGAGCAGTGCGAACAGTTGGTGCGCGAGGGACTGCGCCGCGACTACGTACGTCACCAGAGCGTGGAACCGGTCCTGCGGGGGCGGCTGGACTTCGCGGCCCAGGCCACCCGTCGGTACGGACAACTCGACCAGCTGCACATACGCACCTTCGACCGCGAGACCGACATCTGGGACAACCGCGTCCTGGGGACCGCCCTGAGAGTCGCGCTCACCCTCACCTCCGGTTCCGAGTTGGCTCGCGAGCTGCACGGGATCGCCGGTGCGTTCCCTCGGGCCGCCACCCCGGACGCGGCACTGCGCGCCCTCGATCGCATCAGGTACACGCGCCTGAACGCCCGCTATCGCCCCGCCCACACCTGGGCACGCCTGCTGCTGAGCGGCGGAGGCGTCACCGACCTGCTCACCGACCTGGGCAGTACGGCGGACGGCCTCCTGCTGCCCATGCCCGCGCTCTGGGAAGCCGTGGTACGACGCCTCGGCGCCGAGGCCGCCGCCCCGTACGGTGGACATGCCGTCCCCAGCCGCGGCGAGAGGGGCATCACCGTCCGCGGGGACCTCGGCAACGCCTCGACCTTCCGCCCCGACCTGCTCCTGAGCCTCCCGGCGCCTGACCGGCCTCACCGCACACTGCTGCCGGTGGACGCCAAGTACAAGCGCTACGACCGCCACGGCGTCAGCGCCGCCGACATCCACCAACTCCTCACCTACAGCGTCGGCTACGCCCCCGTCGACGCCCCCAACGCGGTGATCGTCCACCCCCAGCCGGGCGGCCACGCTCATCGCGTCCTCCGGGTCGACGGCTCGCAAGGCAGGCTCGGCACCCTTCACGTCATCGGCATCGACACCCACGCACCCCCTCAACGAGCAGTCGCGTGGCTTACCGAGCAGGCCGCATCGATGTACGGACCGTCGCCGCACTGA
- a CDS encoding AAA family ATPase, with product MTDGVDIWEAAARFDRSTAAKDEAGAEQERKQVLAQFPLEDWPTLPLERYALGLNPSGPGMTYCRLMEFGTQCLGSIKGGSAAKHIMYRHNSGEWRLAAPLRGMEPQDAWERLRAEFLRALTATGVGDFAAVDDLEILRFGPALVTKTLATYFPEHFLPVYSAGHLRKFLALLGGTSGADSPTWRSNRQLLELVRSRPEFAGWTGNEVMTFLYQEFDPRPQTRTIWKIAPGERARLWEECRDGGFICVGWDELRDLGEYQTDSELKEALDANWPSGSGRSLTTARRLLAFRDLEAGDRVVANRGMDEVLATGTVTGGYRFDPERPEYRHVVPVDWDVSHAQKLSGPQHGWRSTFAKVDPTLFARLTAHRAADSVTQTAASSAELAPEDVRAVLDALERKGQVILHGPPGTGKTRLALSAALFMAGRADVINAGPAQRSAAQAEMLGGEHVHLVTFHPSYGYEDFVEGFKPDLSATGPGLTLALTDGVFHALCDRASAHPEQTYLLIIDEINRGDLPRIFGELITLLELDKRGLPLALSVSGRSFSVPPNIRIIGTMNTADRSISHLDAAVRRRFAFVSVGPDPDAVSGTIGPLDLAEFFESLNTRITRHLDADHQIGHAYLLRDGAPIATEDDLAAAFHHEVIPLLEDYCLGRADLLHRVLGSLVDADTGRTALMSPQDLAAALAAEFSGGEPGPDA from the coding sequence ATGACCGACGGCGTGGACATATGGGAAGCAGCAGCCCGGTTCGACCGGAGCACCGCTGCCAAGGACGAAGCCGGCGCAGAGCAGGAGCGCAAGCAGGTGCTGGCCCAGTTCCCCCTGGAGGACTGGCCCACGCTGCCCCTGGAGCGCTACGCCCTGGGCCTGAACCCGTCCGGTCCCGGGATGACGTACTGCCGACTCATGGAGTTCGGCACCCAGTGCCTGGGCAGCATCAAGGGCGGCAGCGCCGCGAAGCACATCATGTACCGTCACAACTCCGGTGAGTGGCGGCTCGCGGCGCCCCTGCGCGGGATGGAGCCGCAGGACGCGTGGGAGCGTCTTCGGGCCGAGTTCCTCCGGGCATTGACCGCCACGGGCGTGGGCGACTTCGCGGCCGTGGACGACCTCGAAATCCTTCGGTTCGGGCCCGCGCTGGTGACCAAGACTCTCGCCACCTACTTCCCCGAGCACTTCCTCCCCGTCTACTCCGCGGGGCACCTACGGAAGTTCCTCGCCCTGCTGGGCGGCACGTCAGGTGCCGACTCACCGACCTGGCGCAGCAACCGGCAACTCCTCGAACTCGTCCGTTCCCGACCGGAGTTCGCGGGCTGGACCGGGAACGAGGTGATGACCTTCCTCTACCAGGAATTCGACCCGCGTCCCCAGACGCGCACGATTTGGAAGATCGCCCCCGGCGAGCGCGCCCGCTTGTGGGAGGAGTGCCGCGACGGCGGGTTCATCTGCGTAGGGTGGGACGAACTTCGTGACCTGGGTGAGTATCAGACCGACTCCGAGCTGAAAGAGGCCCTCGACGCGAACTGGCCCAGCGGCAGCGGTCGTAGCCTCACCACCGCGCGCAGGCTCCTCGCGTTCCGGGACCTTGAGGCCGGAGACCGGGTCGTGGCCAACCGTGGGATGGACGAGGTCCTGGCCACGGGCACTGTCACCGGGGGCTATCGGTTCGACCCCGAACGGCCGGAGTACCGGCACGTGGTCCCGGTCGACTGGGACGTCTCCCACGCGCAGAAGCTGTCAGGACCCCAGCACGGCTGGCGGTCCACGTTCGCCAAGGTCGACCCGACGCTCTTCGCCAGGCTCACCGCACATCGGGCGGCTGACTCCGTTACGCAGACGGCCGCGTCATCCGCCGAGCTGGCACCCGAGGACGTCCGGGCCGTACTGGACGCGCTGGAACGCAAGGGCCAGGTGATCCTCCACGGGCCTCCCGGTACCGGCAAGACCCGGCTCGCGCTCAGTGCCGCCCTCTTCATGGCCGGCCGCGCGGACGTGATCAACGCCGGCCCGGCCCAGCGTTCCGCGGCCCAGGCCGAGATGCTGGGCGGCGAGCACGTCCATCTGGTGACCTTCCACCCCTCCTACGGCTACGAGGACTTCGTCGAGGGCTTCAAACCGGACCTGAGCGCCACGGGCCCCGGGCTCACGCTCGCCCTCACGGACGGGGTGTTCCACGCCCTATGCGACCGGGCCTCGGCACACCCCGAGCAGACGTACCTCCTGATCATCGACGAGATCAACCGCGGTGACCTGCCCCGGATCTTCGGCGAGTTGATCACGCTCCTCGAACTCGACAAGCGCGGCCTGCCCCTCGCCCTGTCCGTGAGCGGGCGGAGCTTCTCCGTGCCGCCGAACATCCGGATCATCGGCACGATGAACACCGCCGACCGGAGCATCAGCCACCTCGACGCAGCCGTACGCCGCCGCTTCGCCTTCGTTTCCGTCGGCCCCGACCCGGACGCCGTCTCGGGCACGATCGGCCCGCTGGATCTGGCGGAGTTCTTCGAATCCCTCAACACCCGCATCACCCGGCATCTCGACGCCGATCACCAGATAGGACACGCCTACCTGCTGCGTGACGGCGCGCCGATCGCCACGGAGGACGACCTCGCCGCAGCCTTCCACCATGAGGTGATCCCGCTGCTGGAGGACTACTGCCTCGGCCGTGCCGACCTGCTGCACCGCGTCCTCGGCAGCCTGGTCGACGCGGACACCGGCCGCACCGCGCTCATGTCACCCCAAGACCTCGCCGCCGCGCTGGCAGCCGAGTTCAGCGGCGGTGAGCCGGGCCCCGATGCCTGA
- a CDS encoding type ISP restriction/modification enzyme has product MTVFAACHVMGILYGSDHLRGCGLGGRMSRGDVSTGKGTTRSVADLVAQFGQEVRAKRQGPAGADSGKEESLTAPVEHLLRGMALRQRLKLIAHGQTRVKKLRIRPDFAISCGGRTIGHVELKQPGRGVDPEKWSAKSHDRKQWEKIKALHNVLYTDGYQWAVYRFGERVGPVGRLVGDLESGSQSRQLVVADSGFERALTHFFLPAPIVHGSIDELVKRIAGICALLRDEVTERLTREESGEADAAFSILAGNWKDLLFPDARPEEFADHYSQTLTFAVLLARLHHIDLDKLSLPDVATRLGKRHSLMGKALAVLTDDALDDLRGIIDPLIDVTSAVDPEMFKDETGDAYLHLYEGFLSAYDPELRRRTGTYYTPGEAVRFMVRFTDEVLRDRLGQEDGYGSQDVTVVDPAMGTGTFLINIIDHVAKNFALKHGRHLKPGLLRELSKRLVGLEKQTGPYAVAELRVHHAFQAHETDVTRHPPRLLVADTLDDPAVEHHLGLMYEAIARHRRMANKVKADEKVVVVIGNPPYLRGAKQSGVGRWVTEGNPNDQGPILARFHPEDNGRIGYALDNLYVYFWAWSTWKVFDQVTASGTPKAPSGIVALITNSGFLDSKGAAGMRHYLREAADEGWVIGLSPEGPYSDARTRVFQDVKREVCIAVFVRRGSPDPKNPAQVWRLDVPAGTREEKFGWLDGLGIEGHQDGASWQLCPAQWTAPFHITSGSDWTAMPPVDALLPWTSTGNTNNRSWPVSPSRKVLERRWRRLVQAPAEAKGALMKSTGDRRPDKLEPPLPGQQEKGSLAAEKETVPVIVPYGRMTLDRQYIIADRRVIDRPRPALWFAHNDERQIYLSELHTESVRPGPAVSFTALLPDVHHFKGTEGGRVAPLYRHPHLPEPNVTPGLLQLLTKTHGVPVTAEDLFAYIAGIAGHSGYTLRFATFLAERGARIPLTRDSALWADVVEVGRRTIWIHTYGRRFASHHRGSSSDSTPRLPLAERPECDGEIGEGAGLPDSISYDATTRILTVGTGSIRNVAPEVWEYRIGGVQVIRKWFSFRKLKPDVERQTPLNDILPPTWTSQWTVDLLDLLNALGLLVALEPRQARLLDAVSSGPLITTDDLRHEGILPVPTYATKEPRPPRKSRRTPGPGQETLGFPN; this is encoded by the coding sequence GTGACTGTGTTTGCCGCTTGCCATGTCATGGGCATTCTGTATGGGTCTGATCACCTGCGTGGGTGCGGCCTTGGGGGGCGGATGTCACGAGGGGACGTCTCGACGGGAAAAGGCACCACCAGATCGGTCGCAGACCTCGTCGCGCAGTTCGGGCAGGAGGTCAGAGCGAAGCGGCAAGGTCCCGCCGGGGCGGACAGCGGCAAAGAGGAGAGCCTCACCGCACCGGTGGAGCATCTGCTGCGCGGCATGGCCTTGCGGCAACGGCTCAAACTCATCGCCCACGGTCAGACTCGCGTCAAGAAGCTCAGGATCCGCCCTGACTTCGCCATCAGCTGCGGCGGTAGGACTATCGGGCACGTCGAGCTGAAGCAGCCGGGGAGAGGGGTCGACCCGGAGAAGTGGTCCGCGAAGAGCCACGACCGGAAGCAGTGGGAGAAGATCAAGGCCCTCCACAACGTCCTGTACACCGACGGATATCAGTGGGCGGTCTACCGCTTCGGCGAGCGAGTCGGCCCTGTCGGACGCCTCGTCGGAGATCTGGAGTCCGGGAGTCAGAGTCGGCAACTCGTCGTCGCGGACTCCGGGTTCGAGCGCGCCCTCACGCACTTCTTCTTACCGGCGCCCATCGTCCACGGCAGCATCGACGAACTGGTCAAGCGCATCGCGGGAATCTGTGCCCTGCTGCGCGACGAGGTCACCGAACGTCTCACCCGCGAGGAAAGTGGAGAGGCCGATGCGGCGTTCTCGATCCTGGCCGGGAACTGGAAGGATCTGCTCTTTCCCGACGCCCGTCCAGAGGAGTTCGCGGACCATTACAGCCAGACGCTCACCTTCGCCGTCCTGCTGGCCCGCCTCCATCACATCGATCTGGACAAGCTCTCCCTCCCCGATGTCGCGACCCGATTGGGTAAACGCCACTCCCTGATGGGCAAGGCGCTGGCGGTACTGACGGACGACGCCCTCGACGACCTGCGAGGAATCATTGATCCGCTGATCGACGTGACGTCCGCAGTCGACCCCGAGATGTTCAAGGACGAGACAGGAGACGCCTACCTCCACCTGTACGAGGGCTTTCTCAGCGCCTACGACCCGGAACTGCGGCGGCGGACGGGGACGTACTACACACCCGGCGAAGCCGTCCGTTTCATGGTGCGGTTCACCGACGAGGTGCTGCGCGACCGACTCGGCCAGGAAGACGGGTACGGAAGCCAGGACGTCACCGTGGTCGATCCGGCCATGGGTACCGGAACCTTCCTCATCAACATCATCGACCACGTGGCCAAGAACTTCGCGCTGAAGCACGGCAGGCACCTCAAACCCGGACTTCTGCGGGAACTCTCGAAGCGGCTCGTCGGGCTGGAGAAGCAGACCGGGCCGTATGCGGTGGCCGAACTCCGCGTGCACCACGCCTTCCAGGCCCATGAGACCGATGTGACGCGTCACCCACCAAGGCTTCTGGTTGCCGACACGCTCGACGATCCAGCCGTCGAGCACCACTTGGGGCTGATGTACGAGGCGATCGCCCGACACCGCCGCATGGCCAACAAGGTCAAAGCGGACGAGAAGGTCGTGGTGGTCATCGGCAACCCGCCCTATCTGCGGGGTGCGAAGCAGTCAGGTGTCGGACGGTGGGTCACCGAAGGCAATCCGAACGACCAAGGCCCGATCCTCGCGCGCTTCCACCCGGAGGACAACGGCCGCATCGGCTACGCCCTGGACAACCTCTACGTGTACTTCTGGGCGTGGTCCACATGGAAGGTCTTCGACCAGGTGACCGCCTCGGGCACGCCGAAAGCGCCGAGCGGAATCGTCGCCCTCATCACCAACTCCGGCTTTCTGGACAGTAAGGGCGCGGCCGGCATGCGCCACTACTTACGCGAGGCGGCCGACGAGGGCTGGGTCATCGGCCTCTCCCCCGAGGGGCCCTATTCCGACGCACGGACCCGTGTCTTCCAGGACGTGAAGCGCGAGGTCTGTATCGCCGTCTTCGTCCGCCGGGGTTCCCCTGACCCGAAGAACCCGGCACAGGTATGGCGACTCGACGTCCCCGCGGGTACGCGCGAAGAGAAGTTCGGCTGGCTGGACGGGCTCGGTATCGAGGGTCATCAGGACGGGGCTTCCTGGCAACTCTGCCCCGCACAGTGGACCGCTCCCTTTCACATCACGTCCGGTTCCGACTGGACTGCCATGCCACCAGTGGACGCCCTGCTTCCCTGGACGAGCACCGGCAATACGAACAACCGCAGTTGGCCGGTGTCACCCAGTCGGAAGGTTCTGGAACGGCGCTGGCGCAGGCTCGTACAGGCCCCGGCCGAGGCCAAAGGGGCGCTGATGAAGAGCACCGGAGACCGCCGTCCGGACAAGCTGGAACCGCCACTACCCGGCCAGCAGGAGAAGGGCAGTCTCGCCGCGGAGAAAGAGACAGTTCCGGTCATTGTCCCGTACGGGCGGATGACTCTCGATCGGCAATACATCATCGCGGACCGGCGAGTGATCGACAGGCCGCGACCGGCTTTGTGGTTCGCCCACAACGACGAGCGTCAGATCTACCTGTCCGAACTCCACACAGAGTCGGTTCGCCCTGGCCCGGCCGTGAGCTTCACCGCCCTTCTGCCCGATGTCCATCACTTCAAAGGCACCGAAGGTGGCCGCGTAGCACCCCTCTACCGCCACCCCCACCTCCCCGAACCGAACGTGACACCCGGGCTCTTACAACTGCTCACCAAAACGCACGGGGTGCCGGTTACCGCCGAAGACCTCTTCGCCTACATCGCGGGGATAGCCGGCCACAGCGGCTACACCCTCCGTTTCGCCACGTTCCTGGCCGAACGGGGCGCCCGCATCCCCCTGACGCGTGACTCGGCGTTATGGGCAGATGTGGTGGAAGTCGGTCGTCGCACGATATGGATCCACACCTACGGCCGGCGGTTCGCTTCTCACCACCGCGGCAGCTCGTCCGATTCGACTCCGAGGCTGCCTCTGGCAGAACGACCCGAATGTGACGGCGAGATCGGAGAGGGCGCCGGACTGCCGGACAGCATCTCCTATGACGCGACGACGCGAATCCTCACCGTGGGCACCGGCTCCATACGCAATGTGGCGCCGGAAGTCTGGGAGTACCGGATCGGCGGCGTGCAGGTGATCCGCAAGTGGTTCAGTTTCCGCAAGCTCAAACCCGACGTGGAACGGCAGACCCCGCTGAACGACATCCTGCCCCCGACCTGGACTTCCCAGTGGACCGTGGACCTGCTGGACCTCCTCAACGCGCTCGGGCTCCTCGTAGCTCTTGAGCCCCGACAGGCCCGGCTCCTGGACGCCGTGAGCAGCGGCCCACTCATCACCACCGACGACCTCCGCCACGAGGGCATCCTGCCCGTCCCCACTTACGCGACCAAGGAACCGAGGCCACCGCGGAAGTCCCGGCGCACCCCTGGACCTGGTCAGGAGACCCTCGGCTTCCCGAACTGA
- a CDS encoding AAA family ATPase has product MTSIALFNNKGGVGKTTLTYHLAHMIQRLGLSVLAVDLDPQANLTSMCLEETEIEELWENPSELINQGAAAAGLPGTGRVRSGQTIADAVRPILEGTGDIATVEPARLQPGLWLLPGSLDLSRFEDKLSNEWSRAYAGDIAAVRTSTSFHRIIEQATRAVEADVVLIDVGPNLGAINRAALISADTVLMPLAADLFSLKGLSNLGPTLRQWRSDWQGLVLPRVPSNISAPRAEMRPLGYVIMQPEMRLDRPVKAYERWLQRIPWVYSSAVLDESPPSRTDDRHRIATLRNYRSLMPLAHDARKPMFDLRPADGALGSTQQYVKTCFREFRALAQEVLARIGEFPEEAHSSSTNDRR; this is encoded by the coding sequence ATGACCTCGATCGCGTTGTTCAACAACAAGGGTGGTGTAGGCAAAACCACCCTCACCTACCATCTCGCCCACATGATTCAGCGCCTCGGCCTGAGCGTGCTGGCCGTAGATCTGGATCCGCAGGCGAACCTCACCTCTATGTGCCTGGAAGAGACCGAGATCGAAGAGCTGTGGGAGAACCCTTCCGAGCTCATCAACCAGGGCGCGGCGGCGGCAGGACTGCCCGGTACCGGACGGGTACGCAGTGGCCAGACCATCGCCGATGCCGTGCGCCCCATTTTGGAGGGCACCGGCGACATCGCGACCGTCGAGCCGGCCAGGCTCCAGCCGGGTCTCTGGCTGCTGCCGGGCAGCCTCGACCTCAGCCGCTTCGAGGACAAGCTGTCCAACGAGTGGTCACGCGCCTACGCCGGCGACATCGCCGCCGTTCGTACCTCCACGTCGTTCCACCGGATCATCGAGCAAGCGACGCGGGCCGTCGAGGCCGACGTCGTACTCATCGACGTCGGCCCCAACCTCGGTGCCATCAACCGCGCCGCCCTGATCTCTGCCGACACCGTGCTGATGCCGCTGGCCGCAGACCTGTTCTCACTCAAGGGCCTCAGCAACCTGGGGCCGACGCTGCGGCAGTGGCGTTCCGACTGGCAAGGGCTGGTCCTTCCCAGAGTGCCCTCGAACATCTCCGCGCCCCGGGCCGAGATGCGACCGCTCGGATACGTCATCATGCAGCCGGAGATGCGCCTCGACCGGCCGGTCAAGGCATACGAACGATGGCTCCAGCGGATCCCGTGGGTCTACTCCTCGGCGGTCCTCGATGAATCGCCGCCCTCCCGCACGGACGACCGCCACCGCATCGCCACGTTGCGGAACTACCGGAGCCTGATGCCCCTGGCTCACGACGCACGCAAACCCATGTTCGACCTGAGACCGGCCGATGGCGCCCTGGGCAGCACCCAGCAGTACGTCAAGACCTGCTTCAGGGAATTCCGGGCGCTGGCCCAAGAGGTCCTCGCCAGGATCGGCGAGTTCCCGGAGGAAGCCCACTCGTCGTCGACGAACGACCGACGTTAG